In Vicia villosa cultivar HV-30 ecotype Madison, WI unplaced genomic scaffold, Vvil1.0 ctg.000881F_1_1, whole genome shotgun sequence, one DNA window encodes the following:
- the LOC131631916 gene encoding uncharacterized protein LOC131631916 — MDGRGKKKSLFGKIKRICSKKGEKKKERTWDEIEQRWDEMAHEMNEMEQELNEMEQSSEQSSEKSSEHIEEEEGEKEVEPIPSSNYTQHYYYPPQTQQVIQGNTQPWYPSYSSQYSGNHSQFSDGNTQPWYPSNSSQYSGNPSQYSDGNTQPWNPSYSSQYYGNPSYSSQYSDGNTQPWNPSDSNSRDGNAQHVYTNNTSSYSSHFSGGDTQPRNSSYSSEYPQPIYYPNNRQNIQGENEYVSDENTEGCSMM, encoded by the coding sequence ATGGATGGAAGAGGAAAGAAGAAATCTTTATTTGGAAAAATAAAGCGAATATGTTCAAAAAAAggtgaaaaaaagaaagagagaacatGGGACGAGATAGAGCAAAGGTGGGATGAGATGGCGCATGAGATGAACGAGATGGAGCAAGAGCTGAATGAGATGGAACAATCTTCAGAGCAATCTTCGGAGAAATCTTCAGAGCATATAGAGGAGGAAGAGGGGGAGAAGGAGGTAGAACCAATACCTTCATCTAACTATACACAACATTATTATTATCCTCCACAAACTCAACAAGTAATTCAAGGAAATACACAACCGTGGTACCCTTCATACTCTTCACAATATAGTGGGAACCATTCACAATTTAGTGATGGAAATACACAACCATGGTACCCTTCAAACTCTTCCCAATATAGTGGGAACCCTTCACAATATAGTGATGGAAATACACAACCATGGAACCCCTCATACTCCTCACAATATTATGGGAACCCTTCATACTCTTCACAATATAGTGATGGAAATACACAACCATGGAATCCTTCAGACTCCAATTCACGTGATGGAAATGCACAACATGTATATACAAATAACACCTCGTCATATTCTTCACACTTCAGCGGTGGAGATACACAACCAAGAAACTCTTCCTATTCTTCAGAGTATCCTCAACCAATCTATTATCCTAATAATCGACAAAACATCCAAGGGGAGAATGAGTACGTTAGTGATGAAAACACAGAAGGATGTTCTATGATGTAA